The proteins below come from a single Halomonas binhaiensis genomic window:
- a CDS encoding acyl-CoA dehydrogenase — translation MSQITPVTWEDPFRLVDQLSEEERMVHQTAHDYCQEKLLPRVLEANRHERFDREIMNEMGELGLLGVTIDGYGCAGMNYVSYGLIAREVERVDSGYRSAMSVQSSLVMYPIHAFGSESQRDKYLPRLASGEWVGCFGLTEPDHGSDPGGMVTRATRTDAGWRLNGTKTWITNSPIADVFVVWAKDDEGVIRGFVLEKGMPGLSAPKIEGKFSLRASITGQIAMQDVEVSDDQRLPGVQGLKGPFSCLNRARYGISWGSMGAAEACWHAARSYTMERKQFGRPLAANQLIQKKLADMQTEIALGLQASLRVGRMIDEGQLVPEAISLIKRNNCGKALDIARVARDMHGGNGISDEYHVIRHVMNLEAVNTYEGTHDVHALILGRAQTGIQAFTG, via the coding sequence GTGAGTCAGATTACCCCTGTCACTTGGGAAGACCCGTTCCGTCTGGTGGACCAGCTCAGCGAAGAAGAGCGCATGGTTCACCAGACAGCTCATGATTATTGCCAGGAAAAGCTGTTACCTAGAGTGCTTGAAGCCAACCGTCACGAGCGTTTTGATCGTGAGATCATGAACGAGATGGGCGAGCTGGGATTGCTGGGTGTCACCATCGATGGCTATGGGTGTGCTGGCATGAACTATGTCAGCTATGGCCTGATTGCTCGTGAAGTGGAGCGTGTCGATTCCGGCTATCGCAGCGCCATGAGTGTACAGTCCAGCTTGGTCATGTATCCCATCCATGCTTTTGGTAGCGAGTCCCAGCGCGACAAGTACCTGCCTCGTCTGGCCAGTGGTGAGTGGGTCGGCTGCTTTGGTCTGACAGAACCGGACCACGGCTCGGATCCAGGCGGCATGGTCACGCGGGCGACTCGCACAGATGCTGGATGGCGCCTCAATGGCACCAAGACCTGGATCACCAATTCCCCCATTGCCGATGTCTTCGTGGTCTGGGCAAAGGATGATGAAGGCGTGATTCGTGGTTTCGTCCTTGAAAAGGGCATGCCAGGCCTGTCTGCTCCCAAGATCGAAGGCAAATTCAGTCTGCGTGCTTCCATCACTGGGCAGATTGCCATGCAGGATGTGGAAGTGTCAGATGATCAGCGTCTGCCTGGTGTACAAGGGCTCAAAGGACCTTTTTCCTGTCTCAATCGTGCACGTTATGGCATTAGCTGGGGCAGCATGGGTGCGGCGGAAGCCTGTTGGCATGCCGCTCGCAGCTACACCATGGAGCGTAAGCAATTTGGTCGCCCACTGGCAGCCAACCAGTTGATACAAAAGAAACTCGCTGACATGCAGACCGAAATCGCACTTGGTCTGCAGGCATCGCTGCGGGTAGGGCGGATGATCGACGAAGGGCAACTGGTTCCCGAGGCCATTTCACTGATCAAGCGCAACAACTGCGGCAAGGCGCTGGATATTGCCCGGGTTGCCCGGGACATGCACGGCGGCAATGGCATCAGCGATGAATACCATGTCATTCGTCATGTCATGAATCTCGAGGCGGTCAATACATACGAAGGTACTCACGACGTTCATGCATTGATTCTTGGTCGTGCTCAGACGGGTATTCAGGCCTTTACCGGCTGA
- the mmsB gene encoding 3-hydroxyisobutyrate dehydrogenase encodes MNIAFIGLGNMGMPMAKNLVKAGHSVRVFDLVDSAMAALESEGAERASSALEAAGGADVVISMLPAGQHVRGLYLGRGEAPGLLDDLASRPLIIDASTISPQDAQAVGSAAAERGFTFLDAPVSGGIGGAEAGTLTFIVGGDSAGFEQARPVLEVMGKNLFHAGAAGSGQIAKICNNMLLGILMSGTAEALALGVRNGLDPAVLSEIMKQSSGGNWALNVYNPWPGVMEGSAASREYQGGFLTDLMAKDLGLAWELALASKAPVPMGSEARNLFALHSAQGSGGLDFSSIQKLYRAKDE; translated from the coding sequence ATGAACATTGCTTTTATCGGGTTGGGCAACATGGGTATGCCGATGGCGAAGAATCTCGTCAAGGCCGGCCACAGTGTGCGTGTTTTCGATCTTGTCGACAGTGCGATGGCGGCACTCGAGTCCGAAGGTGCTGAGCGTGCCTCCAGTGCACTGGAGGCTGCCGGGGGTGCGGATGTAGTGATTTCCATGCTGCCTGCGGGCCAGCATGTGCGAGGCTTGTATCTGGGCCGCGGTGAGGCACCTGGTTTGCTTGATGACCTGGCTTCCCGCCCTTTGATCATCGACGCATCAACGATTTCTCCTCAGGATGCGCAGGCAGTGGGAAGCGCGGCAGCCGAGCGTGGTTTCACGTTTCTGGATGCGCCCGTTTCTGGTGGTATCGGGGGAGCGGAAGCTGGCACCTTGACGTTCATTGTTGGTGGCGACAGTGCGGGCTTTGAGCAGGCGCGCCCTGTACTCGAAGTCATGGGAAAGAACCTGTTTCATGCTGGGGCGGCAGGGAGTGGGCAGATTGCCAAGATATGCAACAACATGCTGCTCGGGATTCTGATGAGTGGTACGGCCGAGGCACTGGCGCTGGGGGTGCGCAATGGGCTTGACCCTGCGGTACTTTCGGAAATCATGAAACAGAGTAGTGGTGGCAACTGGGCATTGAATGTCTATAACCCTTGGCCGGGGGTGATGGAAGGGTCTGCTGCATCGCGGGAATATCAAGGTGGCTTCCTGACGGATCTGATGGCCAAGGATCTTGGTCTGGCATGGGAGCTGGCCTTGGCTTCCAAGGCGCCAGTGCCCATGGGTTCCGAAGCGCGCAATCTGTTTGCCCTGCACAGCGCCCAGGGATCTGGAGGGTTGGATTTCTCCAGTATCCAGAAGCTCTATCGCGCGAAAGACGAGTAG
- a CDS encoding enoyl-CoA hydratase/isomerase family protein, giving the protein MTEPVVVFEERATADGGRIGLATLNASRSLNALSLEMIQLLDTRLRQWAEDPAIHAVWLDGAGDKAFCAGGDVVSLVKALKQEEDEGGVRGRHAQEYFTHEYRLDYLLHTYPKPVLVWADGIVMGGGLGLTAGANHRLVTETTRVAMPEITIGLYPDIGASWFLNRMLPGIGAYLGLTGANLNARDALDLGLADHFIPRERKDELLAGICDSHMVEGSENSAEAVIMRNVAELERRDQAPSAQVRPLLDHLQSLTRKARVEDAIAAILEDANEDAWLAANRKRLAAGCPLSARLAWEMLERHRHGSLADAFRDELVASIQCNVLGDFAEGVRALLIDKDQSPRWRHQDVSSISDADLEAMFSPPWHQQPGPLDDL; this is encoded by the coding sequence ATGACGGAACCTGTAGTCGTCTTCGAGGAACGCGCTACGGCGGATGGCGGACGTATTGGCCTGGCTACCCTGAATGCATCGCGAAGCCTCAATGCATTGAGCCTTGAAATGATTCAACTGCTCGATACCAGGTTGCGGCAGTGGGCAGAGGATCCAGCCATCCATGCCGTATGGTTGGATGGTGCAGGAGACAAGGCCTTTTGTGCGGGGGGAGATGTAGTCTCCCTGGTCAAGGCGCTCAAGCAGGAAGAGGACGAAGGCGGTGTACGAGGCCGTCATGCCCAGGAATATTTCACCCACGAATATCGTCTCGACTACCTCCTGCATACTTACCCGAAGCCTGTGCTGGTCTGGGCCGATGGCATCGTGATGGGAGGAGGCCTAGGCCTCACTGCCGGAGCCAATCATCGTCTGGTCACGGAAACGACTCGTGTCGCCATGCCGGAAATCACCATTGGCCTATATCCGGATATTGGTGCCAGTTGGTTTCTCAATCGCATGCTGCCAGGCATCGGTGCCTATCTGGGCCTGACTGGGGCCAACCTGAACGCCAGGGATGCCCTTGACTTGGGCCTGGCCGATCATTTCATCCCGAGAGAGCGCAAGGATGAGCTGCTTGCAGGCATTTGCGACAGCCATATGGTGGAAGGGAGTGAGAATAGTGCCGAAGCCGTCATCATGCGCAATGTCGCTGAGCTTGAGAGGCGGGATCAGGCGCCGTCGGCCCAGGTGCGTCCGTTGCTTGATCATCTGCAATCTCTGACGCGCAAGGCCCGGGTGGAGGATGCGATAGCGGCCATTCTGGAAGATGCCAATGAAGACGCTTGGCTGGCTGCCAACCGCAAGAGGCTGGCGGCAGGCTGCCCACTTTCGGCTCGGTTGGCCTGGGAAATGCTGGAACGCCACCGCCATGGTTCTCTGGCCGATGCTTTCCGCGATGAACTGGTGGCATCCATACAATGCAATGTGCTTGGTGATTTCGCCGAGGGGGTCAGAGCCCTGTTGATCGACAAGGATCAGTCCCCACGCTGGCGTCATCAGGATGTATCCAGCATTTCGGACGCAGACCTTGAGGCCATGTTCAGTCCTCCCTGGCATCAGCAGCCTGGACCACTGGACGATCTCTGA
- a CDS encoding acyl-CoA dehydrogenase family protein: MDFTLSDDQKALVAAAADFARVELADHAADWDKESHFPLDVIRRAGEAGFLGIYTPEEQGGLGLSRLDASLIFEQLSQGCIATTAYLTIHNMVTWMIASWGSDSVKERYSEAMVSGQLLGSYCLTEPGAGSDAANLRTRAERDGDDYVLHGAKMFISGAGSTEVLVVMARTGAADSGASGVSAFVVPADAEGISYGKKEEKMGWKSQPTRLISFDGVRVPAEYRLGEEGEGFKFAMKGLDGGRLNIASCSLGAAQQALTLARNYMGERKQFGKELSAFQALQFKLADMATELMAARLMVRQAAWRLDNKDPEATAHCAMAKRFATDVGFRVCNEALQLHGGYGYICEYPLERLVRDTRVHQILEGTNEIMRLIVARRLLQDGVIESLQ, translated from the coding sequence ATGGATTTTACTCTGAGTGATGACCAGAAGGCGCTTGTTGCCGCAGCCGCGGACTTCGCCCGGGTCGAGCTTGCTGATCATGCTGCCGACTGGGACAAGGAGTCTCATTTCCCTCTTGATGTCATTCGCCGTGCAGGGGAGGCCGGCTTCCTCGGCATCTATACCCCTGAAGAACAAGGTGGCCTTGGTCTGTCCCGGCTTGATGCCTCGCTCATTTTTGAGCAGCTCTCTCAGGGCTGCATTGCTACCACGGCCTATCTGACCATTCACAATATGGTCACCTGGATGATCGCCAGTTGGGGAAGCGATAGCGTCAAGGAGAGATATTCAGAAGCGATGGTCAGCGGACAACTGCTGGGCTCATACTGCCTGACGGAGCCGGGCGCGGGATCAGATGCGGCCAACCTTCGTACCAGGGCGGAACGTGATGGTGACGATTATGTGTTGCACGGCGCCAAGATGTTCATATCGGGAGCCGGTTCCACGGAGGTGCTGGTGGTGATGGCACGCACCGGTGCAGCGGATAGCGGTGCCAGCGGCGTGTCTGCCTTTGTCGTCCCCGCCGATGCTGAGGGCATCAGCTACGGCAAGAAAGAAGAGAAGATGGGCTGGAAAAGCCAGCCCACCCGACTGATCAGTTTTGATGGAGTGCGTGTCCCTGCGGAATATCGACTAGGTGAGGAAGGCGAAGGCTTCAAGTTTGCCATGAAGGGGCTAGATGGCGGCCGACTCAATATCGCCAGTTGTTCCCTGGGCGCAGCCCAGCAGGCCCTGACCCTGGCACGCAACTATATGGGAGAGCGCAAGCAGTTTGGCAAGGAGCTATCGGCGTTTCAGGCGTTGCAGTTCAAGCTCGCTGACATGGCCACTGAATTGATGGCGGCTCGTCTGATGGTGCGTCAGGCTGCCTGGCGCCTGGACAACAAGGACCCTGAGGCGACCGCACATTGTGCGATGGCCAAGCGCTTCGCTACTGATGTGGGATTCCGGGTGTGCAATGAGGCGCTGCAACTGCATGGGGGCTATGGCTACATTTGCGAATATCCTCTGGAAAGGCTGGTTCGTGATACGCGAGTACATCAAATACTGGAAGGCACCAACGAAATCATGCGCCTGATTGTGGCTCGTCGTCTGCTGCAGGATGGAGTGATCGAGTCGCTGCAGTAA
- a CDS encoding MerR family transcriptional regulator — translation MNDALDRDRLQGNQRTYTIGELAKMFEVTPRTIRFYEQEGLVSPLRQGQKRIYRDKDRVRLKLTLRGKRLGFSLAEIREVVLMYDAMPGGDARQLKRLLEIIAEKRSELDRQLEDIRLMRLEMDHVVQRAQEALNQLGQQEKQEQL, via the coding sequence ATGAACGATGCTCTCGACCGCGACCGCCTGCAGGGCAATCAGCGCACCTACACGATTGGTGAGTTGGCCAAGATGTTCGAGGTAACACCGCGCACCATCCGCTTTTATGAACAGGAAGGCCTGGTGTCGCCGCTGCGCCAGGGGCAGAAACGCATTTATAGAGACAAGGACCGTGTGCGCCTGAAACTCACACTGCGAGGAAAGCGCCTGGGCTTTTCATTGGCCGAAATACGCGAAGTGGTGCTGATGTATGACGCCATGCCGGGTGGGGATGCCCGCCAGCTCAAACGCCTGCTTGAGATCATTGCCGAAAAACGCTCGGAGCTGGACCGTCAGCTCGAGGACATTCGCCTGATGCGGCTAGAAATGGACCACGTTGTCCAACGTGCCCAAGAAGCTCTGAATCAACTCGGACAACAGGAAAAACAAGAACAGTTATAG
- a CDS encoding AMP-binding protein, which produces MTRQTPSLSYVSGTSDLPLKGQTIGDCFDDTVARFPDRDALISRHQGLRYTWRELQSSVNQAARGLLAMGVRKGDRVGIWSPNCAEWTITQFATAKIGAILVNINPSYRSHELEYALNQSGTSTLILQGAFKTSDYVAILAELAPELNEIQDAAPLKLARLPELKRVICLDTTRALPGMNVWDKMLERGHEVSAEELASLQDTLQFDDPINIQYTSGTTGAPKGATLSHHNILNNGLFVGRTMNLSEQDRMVIPVPLYHCFGMVMGNLGCVTHGTCMIYPGDGFDPEATLLSVCEEKATALYGVPTMFIAELEHPSFDTFDLSTLRTGIMAGSICPIEVMRKVIERMHMKDVTICYGMTETSPVSLQTTTEAALEKRVTTVGTIHPHLEVKLISPETGAVVPRGQTGELCTRGYSVMVGYWNNREATDKAIDGSGWMHTGDLATMDDEGYVSIVGRIKDMIIRGGENIYPREIEDFLYTHEAISDVQVIGVPDQKYGEEVMAWVKLVEGSYLTEDELKDFCQGRIAHYKIPRYIKFVEAFPMTVTGKIQKFKMRQQASQELGL; this is translated from the coding sequence ATGACACGCCAGACCCCCTCGCTCAGTTACGTCAGCGGCACCAGCGATCTTCCACTCAAGGGCCAGACCATTGGCGACTGCTTCGATGATACGGTTGCGCGCTTTCCGGATCGAGATGCCTTGATCAGTCGTCACCAGGGGCTCAGGTATACCTGGCGCGAATTGCAAAGCAGCGTCAATCAGGCTGCCCGGGGGCTGCTGGCCATGGGGGTACGGAAAGGCGATCGCGTAGGTATCTGGTCTCCCAATTGCGCCGAATGGACCATCACCCAGTTCGCCACTGCCAAGATCGGCGCCATATTGGTCAACATCAACCCCAGCTATCGCTCTCACGAGCTGGAATATGCGCTCAACCAGTCAGGCACATCCACGCTCATCCTGCAGGGGGCTTTCAAGACTTCCGACTATGTCGCCATTCTTGCCGAGCTGGCCCCGGAACTGAATGAAATACAAGATGCGGCACCATTGAAACTGGCCCGACTGCCCGAGCTCAAACGGGTCATCTGTCTCGATACTACCCGTGCACTTCCTGGCATGAACGTATGGGACAAGATGCTGGAACGAGGCCACGAGGTCAGTGCAGAGGAACTGGCCAGCCTGCAGGACACGCTCCAGTTCGATGATCCCATCAACATTCAATACACCTCTGGCACTACCGGTGCCCCAAAGGGCGCGACGCTGTCACACCACAACATTCTCAACAACGGGCTGTTCGTGGGCAGGACCATGAATCTGAGCGAACAGGACCGTATGGTCATTCCCGTTCCTCTCTACCACTGCTTTGGCATGGTCATGGGTAATCTCGGTTGCGTCACCCATGGCACCTGCATGATCTATCCCGGCGATGGCTTCGACCCTGAAGCCACCTTGCTAAGCGTCTGCGAGGAAAAGGCCACCGCTCTATACGGCGTCCCTACCATGTTCATAGCCGAGCTCGAGCACCCCAGTTTCGACACATTCGACCTGTCCACGTTGAGGACCGGCATCATGGCGGGCTCCATTTGCCCTATCGAAGTGATGCGCAAGGTCATTGAGCGTATGCACATGAAGGACGTCACCATCTGCTATGGCATGACCGAAACCAGTCCTGTGAGCCTTCAGACCACCACTGAGGCTGCACTCGAAAAACGCGTGACGACAGTGGGCACCATCCACCCTCACCTTGAAGTGAAGCTGATCAGCCCGGAAACAGGCGCCGTTGTTCCCCGAGGACAGACAGGAGAATTATGCACCCGAGGCTATAGCGTCATGGTCGGCTATTGGAACAACAGAGAGGCAACGGACAAGGCCATTGACGGCTCAGGCTGGATGCATACCGGGGACCTGGCCACCATGGATGATGAAGGTTATGTCTCTATCGTCGGCCGTATCAAGGACATGATCATTCGTGGTGGCGAGAATATCTATCCCCGGGAAATCGAGGACTTCCTTTATACCCACGAGGCAATCTCCGATGTTCAGGTCATCGGCGTACCGGACCAGAAGTACGGCGAAGAAGTGATGGCCTGGGTCAAGCTGGTAGAAGGGAGCTATCTGACCGAAGACGAACTCAAGGACTTCTGCCAAGGCAGGATTGCCCACTACAAGATCCCGCGTTATATAAAATTCGTCGAGGCCTTCCCGATGACGGTGACGGGAAAAATCCAGAAATTCAAGATGCGCCAGCAGGCCAGCCAAGAGTTGGGGTTATAG
- a CDS encoding hypoxanthine-guanine phosphoribosyltransferase — MPKLDPVHSASLDDMRDVMDNADCLISHDEVERALDRMADEITRDLGDKLPVFYCVMNGGLITTGHLLPRLGFPLEVDYLHATRYRGKTRGGELFWRVSPEIPMAGRHVVIVDDILDEGATLAAILEYCREAGAKSVSTAVLVDKSHDRKAVPGLKADYCSLEVADRYVFGFGMDYKGYWRNAPGIFAPKGM, encoded by the coding sequence ATGCCGAAACTTGATCCCGTGCACAGTGCCTCCCTCGATGACATGCGAGATGTCATGGATAACGCTGATTGCTTGATCAGTCACGACGAAGTTGAGCGTGCCCTTGATCGCATGGCGGATGAGATTACGCGCGATCTAGGCGATAAGCTGCCTGTGTTCTATTGCGTCATGAATGGCGGCTTGATCACGACAGGCCACTTGCTGCCGCGTCTGGGCTTCCCGTTGGAAGTCGATTATCTGCATGCCACCCGCTATCGAGGCAAGACTCGTGGTGGGGAGTTGTTCTGGCGCGTATCTCCAGAAATTCCCATGGCAGGTCGCCACGTCGTGATTGTCGATGACATTCTGGATGAAGGTGCCACTTTGGCTGCGATTCTCGAATACTGCCGCGAGGCAGGCGCGAAGAGCGTGTCCACTGCGGTGCTGGTGGACAAGAGCCATGATCGCAAGGCCGTGCCTGGGCTCAAGGCGGATTATTGCAGCCTCGAAGTCGCGGATCGTTATGTCTTCGGCTTCGGTATGGATTACAAGGGGTATTGGCGGAATGCCCCAGGGATCTTCGCTCCGAAGGGGATGTGA
- the nagZ gene encoding beta-N-acetylhexosaminidase — protein MTQTLGPVMLDLDGPELTAEECDMLQHPAVGGVILFARNTLEAAQVRELCSSIREARPGLLLGIDQEGGRVQRLKDGVTRIPPMARLGQEYRAAPEVALRLCQDAGWLLGMEMAACGLDLSFAPVLDVDVGLSSVIGNRSFADCPETVATLAGAFLDGLHEAGMVGVGKHFPGHGGVATDTHHDMAVDERDLDALRSSDLVPFTKLASRLDAVMPAHVVYPAFDSRPAGFSPSWLGMLRESLGFKGVIFSDDLTMAGAHVAGGPAERAQAALDAGCDIVLICNDRPAAREVLAACEGMTSKRASRLRYGRARPDLDALTALGRWRRVHARLEAMNAS, from the coding sequence ATGACTCAGACGCTCGGACCAGTGATGCTCGATCTTGATGGCCCGGAACTGACGGCTGAAGAGTGCGATATGCTCCAGCATCCGGCGGTGGGCGGCGTGATTCTGTTTGCACGCAATACTCTTGAAGCGGCCCAGGTCAGAGAGCTGTGTAGTTCGATTCGTGAAGCAAGGCCTGGCCTGTTGCTGGGCATCGACCAGGAGGGAGGGCGGGTACAGCGCCTCAAGGATGGCGTGACTCGTATTCCCCCGATGGCTCGCCTTGGGCAGGAATATCGCGCAGCACCTGAAGTGGCCTTGCGGCTGTGCCAGGATGCAGGCTGGTTGTTGGGAATGGAAATGGCGGCCTGCGGTCTTGACCTGAGCTTTGCCCCGGTACTGGATGTTGACGTAGGACTGTCGTCAGTGATTGGTAATCGCAGCTTTGCTGATTGTCCCGAGACAGTAGCGACGCTGGCTGGTGCTTTTCTGGACGGCCTGCACGAAGCAGGCATGGTAGGCGTTGGCAAGCATTTCCCAGGACATGGCGGTGTTGCTACGGATACTCATCACGATATGGCCGTGGATGAGCGTGATCTTGATGCATTGCGTTCCAGTGACCTGGTGCCATTCACGAAACTGGCTTCGCGTCTAGATGCCGTGATGCCGGCACATGTCGTGTATCCCGCCTTTGACTCGCGTCCGGCAGGATTCTCGCCTTCCTGGCTGGGTATGCTGCGAGAAAGTCTGGGATTCAAGGGCGTGATATTTTCTGATGATCTGACCATGGCGGGGGCCCATGTGGCTGGCGGGCCGGCCGAGCGGGCTCAGGCAGCCCTGGATGCTGGCTGCGACATAGTGCTGATCTGCAATGATCGACCTGCTGCCCGTGAAGTGCTGGCTGCCTGTGAAGGCATGACCTCGAAACGAGCTTCCCGCCTTCGCTATGGCCGGGCACGTCCTGATCTGGATGCCCTGACCGCGCTTGGCCGTTGGAGACGTGTCCATGCGCGACTGGAAGCGATGAACGCTTCCTGA
- a CDS encoding prepilin peptidase: MTQGASLEAAWIYAAELMLLALAIIDFYTLLLPNLLTLPLLGAGLAFQCTFHPEALLSAIIAVLAGYGVTWCFAASYRWLNGHDGLGMGDVKLFAALGAWAGWQSLPLLMTMATIGGICCALLVQLMVPQSRGKPFPFGPWLALAGWLELLAGNEIMTRYQAVIVEMFAFLHNA, from the coding sequence ATGACCCAAGGAGCTTCCCTGGAAGCCGCATGGATATACGCAGCGGAACTCATGTTATTGGCACTGGCGATTATTGATTTTTATACCTTGCTGCTGCCGAACCTTCTGACATTACCATTACTGGGAGCCGGTCTCGCCTTTCAGTGCACTTTCCATCCAGAAGCACTCCTCTCTGCTATCATCGCGGTCCTCGCGGGCTATGGAGTAACATGGTGTTTCGCAGCATCGTATCGTTGGCTCAATGGTCATGACGGGCTGGGGATGGGAGACGTCAAGCTGTTTGCTGCATTAGGCGCCTGGGCAGGCTGGCAAAGCCTTCCTCTCCTCATGACAATGGCTACTATTGGCGGTATATGCTGTGCCCTTCTGGTTCAACTCATGGTACCGCAGTCACGGGGCAAACCTTTTCCCTTTGGCCCCTGGCTCGCATTGGCCGGATGGCTGGAACTGCTTGCAGGCAATGAGATAATGACCCGCTATCAGGCCGTTATAGTTGAAATGTTTGCGTTTCTTCACAACGCTTAA
- the coaE gene encoding dephospho-CoA kinase (Dephospho-CoA kinase (CoaE) performs the final step in coenzyme A biosynthesis.): MIIGMTGGIASGKSTVARAFGQLGIGWVDADDVAREVVKPGTPALADIVARYGSNILNSDGSLDRAALRAIVFADPEQRRWLESVTHPRIRARIVSHLRELQLQGSPYVLLVSPLLFESGQSALVDRTLVIDIPERLQISRTTARDNVDEAQAKAILAAQMSRQERLSRADDVIVNDGDLASLEAQVRMLDQRYRQLASDNVLPNRR; encoded by the coding sequence ATGATCATAGGAATGACAGGCGGAATCGCCTCGGGGAAATCGACAGTTGCCAGAGCCTTCGGCCAACTGGGCATTGGCTGGGTGGATGCCGACGATGTTGCTCGAGAAGTCGTCAAGCCAGGAACACCTGCGCTGGCAGACATCGTCGCACGCTATGGCTCGAACATCCTCAACAGTGACGGCAGCCTCGACAGGGCCGCTCTACGCGCTATCGTTTTCGCAGATCCAGAACAGCGCCGCTGGCTGGAAAGCGTGACACATCCACGTATTCGTGCACGCATAGTGTCACACTTGCGCGAACTACAACTTCAAGGCAGCCCCTATGTGCTGCTGGTATCACCACTTCTGTTTGAGTCCGGACAATCGGCACTGGTCGATCGAACCCTCGTTATTGATATTCCTGAAAGACTCCAGATCTCTCGCACTACCGCCCGGGACAATGTCGATGAGGCACAGGCCAAGGCCATTCTTGCTGCCCAGATGTCGCGTCAGGAGCGCTTGTCCCGAGCCGATGATGTCATTGTCAATGATGGCGACCTTGCAAGTCTTGAGGCACAAGTCAGGATGCTCGACCAACGCTATCGCCAATTGGCCAGCGACAACGTTTTGCCCAATCGCCGGTGA
- the yacG gene encoding DNA gyrase inhibitor YacG: MSHESGKRPLEVACPQCKKRVAWSQDNPYRPFCSKRCRLLDLGAWADGTHRIAGEPAMDETSIDEWVAQAERDQHLND, translated from the coding sequence ATGAGTCATGAGAGCGGAAAGCGCCCCTTGGAAGTCGCCTGCCCGCAATGCAAGAAACGCGTCGCCTGGAGCCAGGACAATCCCTACCGCCCCTTCTGCAGCAAACGCTGTCGCTTACTAGACCTTGGAGCCTGGGCAGATGGCACACACCGCATTGCCGGAGAACCAGCGATGGATGAAACCAGCATAGATGAATGGGTAGCGCAAGCAGAGCGGGACCAACATCTCAATGACTGA
- a CDS encoding DNA replication terminus site-binding protein: MSAHIATPAYRLLAELERHFDHIVEGVEEMVDAWQASGLPAWSFDQPQGVDAKWLKHVLSDVWYEDGQDGRATRSHIGLVAVNEATLKKACAVNTAKADFAKVLADIRKEAPTLVPEIKAVIPFRHPELHTHLKGTGLARLHLKQCWRALPIAEAPVAKVRLAWYSSGRSITRLSVAEAERRLMALDNAADHIRIQLKRLAGIPSQEPLAQVQRQAPLMRANLFFAEPLANGKTRRALNVALPLLVPCPSGKLPDHNIPPSSPPVERKRARRSDERLEDEMFLPSLRVYRYRQ, translated from the coding sequence ATGAGCGCTCATATTGCCACACCGGCGTATCGCCTCCTGGCGGAGTTGGAACGCCACTTCGATCATATCGTTGAAGGTGTGGAGGAAATGGTCGACGCATGGCAAGCCTCGGGGCTGCCTGCCTGGTCTTTTGATCAGCCACAGGGCGTCGATGCCAAATGGCTCAAGCATGTCTTGAGTGACGTCTGGTATGAAGATGGCCAGGATGGTCGTGCGACCCGCAGCCATATCGGCCTGGTCGCAGTAAATGAAGCCACCTTGAAGAAGGCCTGCGCAGTCAATACAGCCAAGGCAGATTTTGCCAAGGTACTAGCTGATATTCGCAAGGAAGCACCGACTCTTGTTCCCGAAATCAAGGCGGTGATTCCCTTTCGCCACCCCGAACTTCACACTCACCTCAAGGGTACCGGCTTGGCACGCCTGCATCTCAAGCAGTGCTGGCGTGCACTGCCTATCGCCGAAGCTCCCGTGGCGAAAGTCCGTCTAGCCTGGTACAGCAGTGGCCGCTCCATTACACGCCTGAGTGTGGCAGAAGCTGAACGTCGCTTGATGGCACTGGACAATGCAGCCGACCACATTCGCATTCAATTGAAACGCTTGGCAGGCATTCCGTCACAAGAGCCCTTGGCGCAAGTACAGCGCCAGGCGCCACTCATGCGGGCCAATCTGTTTTTTGCCGAGCCCTTGGCCAATGGCAAGACCCGGCGTGCGCTCAATGTGGCGCTACCTCTGCTCGTCCCCTGTCCTTCGGGAAAACTGCCTGACCACAATATCCCTCCTTCATCCCCTCCAGTGGAACGAAAAAGGGCTCGGCGCAGCGATGAGCGCCTGGAAGACGAAATGTTTCTACCAAGCCTGCGAGTCTATCGCTATCGTCAGTGA